DNA from Canis lupus familiaris isolate Mischka breed German Shepherd chromosome 33, alternate assembly UU_Cfam_GSD_1.0, whole genome shotgun sequence:
CTTATTCTATAAAGCCTTGATTCATattgtttttatgaaataaatctGTTTTCACCACTTATTTATTATAACTAGGTGTGAACAGAGAAGAACCAGATAAAAAGCTATATTGTATTTCTGACTAAAAAGGAACactggtggggggggtggggggcggaatccctgggtggctcagcggtttagtgccgcctttagcccagggcctgatcctggagaccccggatcgagttccacatcgggctccctgcatggagcctgcttctccctctgcctgtgtctctgcctctgtgtgtgtgtgtgtctctcatgaataaatagataaaatctttaaaaatatataataaaataaaataaaaaataaaaaggaacactgTATagggggacctggctggctccgttggtAGAGTGTGcggctcttgatcttagggtccaAAGTTTGAGCCTTACGTTGGGCATGGAGctcccttaaaataaatacattaactttttgggatccctgggtggcgcagcggaaatacattaactttttaaaaagaaacactgtaTAGACATGGGATTGATGTGGGTCAAATCACAGGTTTCCATGATAGCCAGTTAGAATGCTTAGTCTCAAGACTAATGACTGCATAGGGGATGCCATGAAGCATTGGAGGTCCTGATATTGCAAGGAATTCGTAGAGAAGAACCGACAAGAACATTTTGTGATGACTGAACACAGAGTAGttagaagatgaagaagaaatataaatgtaatactAAGAGAACGTGACTCTCCCAGAAGGTAGGATTTATAATCTTAATATCTCCAAGTGAGATGTGTTTACAGACATGCTACAGTGCTTGTCCTGCTAGCACCTGGCTCCATAGTGCCTTGTCTTTCAAAGCTTCTCATTAATCAGAAGCTCGCAGTCTCTGGCATTAGCCATGATCATGAAAACCATGACTGGATAAAATATAGAGACCATATAGAAATTGTCAACtgaataaaagaatatagaattgTCGATTGTGTATAAAAGAGAGCAGGACTTACCATTTTTTTGCCTTCACACTTGGAAGGAACTCTTCGATCTTGTTACCTGGTTTAAGAAGATACAAGCAGAGTCTGTTAATGCCATCTGCTTCTCGTGTCAGGACCTCAGCTTTTATACGGGGGACTTTCCCAGTGGTCACCCAGACCAGGAGGAGACGTGATACTTATTCAAGCCCTACTTGGGTTGATTCGCAGTTCCTTGTAGCTACAGTTCCTCTGTGGCTCCTGCAATGATTCACAGTCCATGAAATGGGATCCATGGATCCAGGCCCTTTTAATTATAGTGAGGGGAGGTTTCAGgttatctcatttaaattattaatgtaaTACTGCCATGTATGCCCtccattataattattttcctttcacttctctttctctaccAAATATGTAGTTAAGATGATTTGACTTTataaaagatgtattttctaGAAGATGTCAGAGAGATTGAAGTGGGGCAGTTATTATTGCCACAAGCTTAGATTCTCTGTTAATAGCTAGAGACTCTGTTGAGTGATCCTCACCCAAAGGAAGTTaattttgggtgtgtgtgtggggaagcAGTTGTATGCACACAGTAGAAGGTTCATGTGATTTTCAGTGACATTTGGCATCCAAGCTCATCTTGTACTCTTTGCAGTGCAATGGCTTCGAGGAATCCTATATACTCCTGAAATAGTGTTTCTCAACCTGAATGGTTATtaattttgaaagctttttattcttttcagagtCATTGTATGCCTTTTTGTTTAGGACTGATCCAAAGCCATTCTCACTTACATCATTGTATCTGTTAGGGTCCAACCAGGAAACAGAAACacctagattattttttaaagaggaaatttattattttttttattttttaaagattttatttattttttcatgagagacacagagagagaggcagagacaggaagagggagaagcaggctccctgcagggagctcgatgtgggactcgattccaggacccccgggatcacgaccgcagccgaagcagatgctcaaccactgagccacccaggcgtctctaaagagaaaatttaatacAGGAACTTGGCTTCACCTGATAGAAAAGGCCGAGAAGGTAACTGGCAAGTAGTCAACTCAGAGGTTAGCAATTTCAGGAAGTTGTGATCTGCCCTAGGTAGGGGAAGGGTAAAGGCAGGAAGATGTTACTGGAGTCTAGGAGTCACCAGTAAAAGCTCAAGgacggggacgcctgggtggcttagtggttgagcggctgcatttggctcagggcgtgaccccgaggtcctgggatcaagtcccacgtcaggctccctgcgtggagcctgcttctccctctgcctgtgtctctgcctctctctgtgtctcatgaataaataaataaattcttaaaaaaaaaaaaagtcagctccCTGTGATACAGAGCAGGGTAAGACATCTATCTGAGGACAAACAGCTCTCAACAGCATACTCATCTGTTACTGGGATTAACCTTGTTATAGAATTTATtaacatagaaaataatttattaacagAATTGAAATGCAATCTTTCTGCTTACTTTTCACACATTCAGTTGgtataatgatatatttattcttccatccaaatttttcattcttttcccttctttgtgcAACTGTTAAATAACCCTGGAGATTACACATAACAACCAGTCAACGGGCTCAATGGTGTTTAAAACTCATAAATGGTAATTATGTTATTAACTACCTTCATAGTTAATGAAGCACTTTCACATATACTGCTTGATCTTATAAAAACTCTGAATagttattattatccccactttatagaAGGATTATCTGAGTCTTGGAGACTTTAAATGAATTGCTCAaggacaaaaaaacaaatactggagccagaattcaaaccctGGTCTGTCTGATTCTAAATCCCATAATTTTCCCATGCTGCCTCATGAGAGAAAGAGTTGCCCAGAGGGAAGGGcaataatttttctttgctgGTTGGCTAAGtttaggaggaaggagaaaatagattttaaatttgcAGAAATTTTCTCATTGACCCAGAAATTAAAATCATACTCTGGGCATGACATCAGGCCTATCTAGCATTCCAGTCTTCAGTATAAATTGAAATTGTCTGTTCTGGAAGGGTCATTGTCACAGTAGCATGTACCATCCCAAGCCTGACAGAGAgtgtgagggaggaaggaaggggacaaGTCTATgattccctgtatttttttttaagattttatttatttattcatgacacacagagagagagagagagagagagagacaccaggatcatgccctgagccgaaggcaggtgttcaaccactgagccacccaggcgtccctgtctgtCTTcaataaaatacaggacacccagtGAGGTTTGAATGTCATATAAACATTGAATTTCTTTAGTATAAGTATGACcgaaatattgcatgggacatattTACACTAAGAAgttatttggggcagcccaggtggctcagcggtttagcgccaccttcagcccggggatgtgatcttggagaactgggatcgagtccggcgtcgggctccctgcatggagcctgcttgtgtctctgcctctctctctctctgtgtgtatctcatgaataaataaaatcttaaaaaaaaaaaaagttgttatcTTACATCCAAATGGCATCCTGtaatttgctaaatctggcaaccttaTCTCAAGGTGGGCAGTGATCCCAAGGTTGTttcctgtgcctgtgtgtgtttcCTGGGATGATCCTAAGGACAGAGCCCATATGGCTCTCCTTTTGCCATCTGTGCCCTGTACATGCCCTGAGGTAGTAGTTCCTGCACAGGTGCAGAAGCGGAAGGAGGGCTAGGAAGGGGATTCCCAGTGTCCGGCACAGACTGATGCATTCTGAATTAGAGGTTCCCTCTGTGGTAAGGAGAGCTGACCTGACCTGAAGTGAAGGCTAAAGTTGATTTACCTggtttcactttgtttttctgCTAGTCTGTTTTCACTGCTGAGTATTCAGATCTGACTAGGAAGTTAAAGTTAGCCTCAGAGATGTGTAAACTcattcaaagaaagagaaagaggaaggggccCAAGGTGGCCTGGATGTGGGTCCCCTGGAATAGGTGAGGAGGTTCAGATTAGTGCTCGTGCTGCTGGCTTCAGAGACTAGGAAACAGGCCCTGTGGTCCCTCCAGAGGCGGATGGCAAGGAGAGGACGGGGCAGATGAAATCCTGGGCCAGGCACTTGCCTCTGATTGTGAGGAACGCAGAGCTGAGACGGAAATGCCACTGGGCTATAAGCCCTCCCAACAGGAGGGCAGTCAGTTCAACAGCACTTTCAGGGAGAGAAACTATGCTGGTTCCTCATCCTGGAGCTCAGAGGGGGGACCCTGGGGTCTGCTCTCAGCCCTGCTCCTAAGTTGATCTGGAGCCTTGAATAAGACCCTATTGTCTCTGGGCCTTTGAATGTTCTCCTCTAGAGCTGCGATGGCAGAGGGTATAGATTTCCATCATGGTTTCTCTCAGTTCTAAAATTGTTGCTATATGTGTAATTTTAAGCCTTCTCATGGTTCCTGTTTTGTATTTACTGGCCAGGTAAGAGGGCTGGTGACCAAAGTTCATCAATAATACTTACTATATCTGAAGATTACCTTTCATTTGCCcctcagtgttttcttttattcaggCAAAATaccaaagtcctttttttttttttttttccagagggcTGTATCCAAATGAGATCTACCCTCCTAAAAACCTCATGTCAACATAGTAATTACTAACTCTACGGGACCAGAAGCTACAATTAATGTTTCAATCCCATTTCAGCattctttcactcatttattcatttggcaaatatttatggagctcAGAAAACGCTTCAGGCAGATTTGAGGTCTGGGAGGAAAACTTCAGCAGAACTACAAAACATGACAAGCTCCAGGTGACCTCAGACCTGGTTCCTCAAgtcctttgcctctctcttctgttgGTGGGATCTTAAAGTTTCAGTGTTCAGCCACCTGTACATCAAATGTagaggcaaaacaaaaataagttgcCATGAAAGCTTGAAAGTGTTGGCTAACGAGGTATTTGAATAATCTGTGGGTTTCCACCTCCTTATAGCTGTGGGCCTCCAAGACCAGACATAGCTGGGAACTGGCTCTTTCTACCAAGAGCGCAAAGCAGCCTTTGAGCATGTCCTTCTCTTACCCATTTTTTCCTTGCCCTCTGTCCACAGTGCTGCACTTGAGATGGAGTTACTGCCCCTCTGGCTCTGCCTGGGTTTTCACTTCTTGACCTTGGAATGGAGAAATCAAAGTGGAATGGCCATAGCAGCTTCCCAAGGCGGCTGCGAGTTGGTGAGTTTTCCAGGGAACTCTGAGCTGTCTGTTGCTTCTGTCCTGACAAGGATTGGTCCGTTTGGAAAACCGGTGGATTGTCCATCAAAGAGGGCAGGGAATAAAGAAACCTGAAATCACTCTGTAGCTGGCTGGCACGATGCTGTGTGCAAGCTGCTCCTTAACCAAAGGTTAAGATGATACCTGGGAAGGGCCAGGCCTAGGTCAGATATTCAGAACAAGAACACCTTGTTAAAAATCTGGATGATTGAGCTCCACTAATGGTATCAGAATCCCTGTCTAGGGCGTAGTAGTAAAGTTGGGTAAACCCTGACTCAGAGCTTGTCTATGAGCCAACAGCAGACGCGCAAACAGCTGCCCTCACTGTGCTGCAGACCAACATCCTTGATCACATTCAGGCTTAAAATGATTCAGGGAGTGGAGAGCTGAGCTTTTCCAGTTTACCCTCTCCGGGGCTTTCAGCCTATATGTGGAAACAGACTTGGCTCATAACAACTGagcacatttctggaaaatttctCCCTTGCCTATAAGTCCATGATATCAAAAGTCTGCTTGGGAGACatacatttaataaacatttctcagGTAGGTCCTGTTATATATTAGGCACTAGAAAGACAAATTGAATGTTGGGGTTAATACCTACGTTCGAAAATATGTTCTTAAAGCTGATAAATCTGAAAAACCCAGCTGGTCATGATTCTTAGCTAGTTTTAGTAACCTCTAACCACTATGCTGTGTGGTATTTTCCAGTATGGAGTGGGGGTTATGAGCCAGACCAGGTTTGAACCCCAGCTTATTGGCTGGTGACAGTGGCAGGAGGGGtactctgtgtctcagtttcctcctctgtgagatATGGAGTAGTGGTACCAACCAATGATACCCTAACACTGCATTGTCATGATGATGAAATGGGTTAGTGTATATAAAGCTCCCAGAACAGGGCCTTGTATGTAGTAGCAGCTGCGTGTCTTATCTGTTATTCTTGTTGTTAGGCTGCGCTACTACAGTCTTCCATTATTCCCTTACAGAAGCAATGGAAGATTAACTCTCCTGAAGGGAGGCTAATtcgggaaagagaaaaaaaaaaaaaaagagaaaaaaaaaattcgggAAAGAGGAGGGAATAAAGTGTGAGTTCTTGGAAAGCCTTTTAGGGTTCAGGCTAGACCCCCTGCCTGACCCTCTCCAGCCTGGCACGCAGGAGCAGGGGTCAGGGGTCCGCTGGCAGGGAGCTCCAGGAGTGGATTAGGTGAGGCTCTTTGAAGGCTGAGAGTTTGAGAGCTCAGGTGCCTCCCTTGCCTAAGCCCCATGTTATCAGAGAATGAACACGGTGAGGTCTCAGGCTCTGACAGCCATTCCGTGGGGGTGCAGGGAATCGCAAAGGTGTGACGCCATAGCTGCAGCAGCTGTGGTGAGGATCTCACAGGGTCTCACAGCTTGAAGAAAGCCCCTGACCGCAACATTCTCCAGAGAGTCCCTGTTAGGAGGAGGCCAGCACttcctcaaagaaagaaatacaccTTATTTCTGCGTGGGGAGATGGAGCTTTGTAAAGATGGCAGTTATCCCCCCAATTCACCCATAGTTATAATGCGATTCCAATCAAGATGCCCAAGAcattggaggggaggggaagtgtGAAAGGAAGTTGACACATTCTTTCCGATGTTCCTCTGGAAATCAGAAACCGCTCAAACGCTCAACAATAGATTAATCGAGTCATGCTAACCATCGGAGCTAACGTTTATCAAGCACTTAGGGGCCGGGTTCTGTATTGTTTGACATAAACAATCACACTGAgtcctcaaggaaaaaaaaaaaaaaaagcctctatgAGAAAaccataatttccattttagtgGAGTAACAAAGGTCCCAACGGTTAGGGAACCAGCCCGAAGTCACCCGTTTGATGAAAAGCAGAGCCGAAAGGGGCTGCCGCTAGGATGCTTGCTCTCGAGCGCGGCGCTAGCCCTCCTACTGGCGCAGGGGGCGCTGAGAGCCGGGCGCCTAGTAGGATGGGATGGGGTTTATTTCCGTTGCCCTGGCGGTGTGTCTGTGGGCACTTCGGGGGGCGTGGAGGTAGGTTACTGGACGGCTTGCCGAGCTGACCGTCTGTCTGCACAAAGCAAAGCTCCCCTTTCGTTCTGCATTTCCCCGTCCTTTTTCCCGAGAAGCAAAGAGGGTGTCTAGGGCCGCTGGCAGCGGTGCCGCGCGGGTCCCTGCGGGAGGCGCGCGCCCCGGGGCCTCCTCCGCGCTGACCGCTGTGTCCGGGGACCTAGGTTGACGGAGGGGCCGACTGCCGCGGGCGGAACCTCGAGGCCGTGCCCGCCGACCTGCCGGCCTCCTCCCGGCGCCTCCTCCTGGACGCCAACCCGCTCGGGACCCTGTGGAACCACTCGCTGGGCCGCTACCCGGCGCTCGAGAGCCTCAGCCTGCGCGGCTGCCGCCTGGAGCGCATCGGCCGCGCCGCCTTCCGAGGCCAGGCCCGCGTGCGCAGCCTGGCGCTGCCCGACAACCGCCTGGGCGAGAGCTACCGGGACGCGGCGGCCGCCTTCCGGGGCCTGCGCGCTCTGCGGACGCTCGACCTGTCGGGGAACGCCCTGACGGAGGACATGGTGGCCGCCCTGCTGCGCCCCGTGGCGTCGCTGGAGTCGCTGGCGCTGGCGCGGAACGCCATCATGCGGCTCGACGAGTCGGTGTTCGAGGGCCTGCGGCGCCTCCGGGAGCTCGACCTGCAGCGCAACTACATCTTCGAGATCGAGGCGGGCGCCTTCGACGGCCTGGCGGGGCTGCGGCGCCTCAACCTGGCCTACAACAACCTGCCGTGCATCGTGGACTTCCGCCTCACGCAGCTGCGGGTGCTCAACGTCAGCTACAACGCGCTGGAGTGGTTCctggcggcgggcggcgcggcctTCCAGCTCGAGACGCTCGACCTGTCGCACAACCAGCTGCTCTTCTTCCCGCTGCTGCCCGGCTGCGGCCGCCTGCGCACGCTGCTGCTGCGCGACAACCTGCTGGGCTTCTACGCGCGCCTGGACAACGCGTCGGCGCCGCGCGAGGCGGTGGCGCAGTTCGTCCTGCTGGACGGCAACGAGACGCGCGTGCGCACCGTGCGCCTGTGGGACGAGGCGGCGGCCGGCGACCTGGGCGGGCTGCGCGTCCTCGACCTGAGCCACAACCGCTTCCGGTACCTGCCCGACGGCTTCCTGCGCGCCATGCCGGCCCTGGCCCGCCTCAGCCTCCGCCGGAACTGCCTGGCGTCGCTGCACTTCCGGCCGCGCGAGCCGCCCGCGGCGCTCGCGGAGCTGGACCTGAGCCACAACCTGCTGGCCGAGCTGCGCGTGGCGCCGGGCCTCCGCGGCCGCCTGCCGGGCCTCCGCGCCTTCAACCTCAGCTCCAACCGGCTCGCGGGCGTCCCCGCCGGCCTCTTCGCCGCCGCCGCCAACCTCAGCGCCGTGGACCTGAGCCACAACCGCATCGCGCtgtgccccgcgccccgcggccgcgCGGCCTGCGTGGACCTGCGCAACGCGGCGGCGCTGCGGAGCCTGGCGCTGGAGGGCTGCGGGCTGCCGCCGCTGCAGGAGCAAGCGCTGCGGGGCACGGCGCTCACGCACCTGGACCTGTCGGGCAACCGCGGCGTGCTCAACGGCTCCGTGGGCGCGCTGCGGGCCGTGGCCGCCACCCTCCAGGTGCTGGCGCTCAGGAACGTGGGCCTGGGCCGCGGCCTCCCGGAGCTGGACCTGACGGGCTTCGGGAGCCTCCGGGACCTGGACCTGTCGGGGAACGCGCTGCGCGCCTTCCCGCGGCTCGGCGGCCCGGCCCTGCGGCGCCTCGACCTGCGCGGGAACCGCCTCACGGCGCTGCCGCGGAGCGCGGTGGCCGAGCGGCTGGCGCGGGGCCTGCGCACCGTCTACCTCAGCCAGAACCCCTACGACTGCTGCGGCCTGGACGGCTGGGCCGCCCTGCAGCGCCTGCACGCCGTCGCCGACCTGGCCGCCGTCACCTGCAGCCTGTCCTCCAAGGTGCTGCGCCTCGCCGAGCTGCCCGGGGGCCCGCCCCGCGACTGCCGGTGGGAGCGCGTGGACACGGGCCTGCTGTACCTCGTGCTCGTCCTCCCCAGCGGCCTCACCCTGCTCGTGGCCGGCACCGTGCTCTCCCTCACCTTCAGGAAGCCTCTGCTGCGCCTCATCAAGAGCCGCTGCCGCTGGCCGTCCGTCTACTGAGCCGGCCCGGTGCAGGCCACAGGCCCCGCGAACCGAGGTTTCAGTCGCCGCCCCTGGTGGCCCCCGGGCGGTCCCCGGGCGCGCCTTCCCACACTGTGCGCCACCCTCGTCGCCCTGGGAAGATATTTATTAAGCGGTGCCCCGCGACAATAAAACAGCGTCTCTCGTAAATGTTTTTCAAGTGAGACTCggcttgtgttttctttcttcttttaaagatgttgttcgttcatgagagacacacacagagaggggcggagacccaggcagagggagaagcaggctccatgcagggagcccgacgcgggactcgatccagggactccaggatcacgccctgggccacccaggcacccctagaccctattttacagatgaggaaactgaggtttagggATGTTAAGTTGCCCACAGTCACAGACCGCTAACATGGTAAACCTAGAAATAGAAACCGCTCGTCCCATATGGTAACAGAGAGCTAGGATTCTGCGTGTCTTCAAAGTCCCTTATATGGTAAATTGCTTAACTTCCCTGATCTCCATCATCTTccagctgtttttctttcttataaagattttatttatttactcacgagagacacagagaggcagagggacaagcaggctccgtgcaggggggggcccgatgtgggactcgatctcaggaccccgggtcacacccagagccaaaggcagatgctcaaccactgagccactcgggctgcctccctccctcccttccttccttcccttccttctttcctcccttcccttcccttccttccctcccttcctccattccttccttccttccttccttccttccttccttccttccttccttccttccttccttccttccttccttccaggggGGCAGTTTGGAGCCAT
Protein-coding regions in this window:
- the NRROS gene encoding transforming growth factor beta activator LRRC33 isoform X1, translating into MELLPLWLCLGFHFLTLEWRNQSGMAIAASQGGCELVDGGADCRGRNLEAVPADLPASSRRLLLDANPLGTLWNHSLGRYPALESLSLRGCRLERIGRAAFRGQARVRSLALPDNRLGESYRDAAAAFRGLRALRTLDLSGNALTEDMVAALLRPVASLESLALARNAIMRLDESVFEGLRRLRELDLQRNYIFEIEAGAFDGLAGLRRLNLAYNNLPCIVDFRLTQLRVLNVSYNALEWFLAAGGAAFQLETLDLSHNQLLFFPLLPGCGRLRTLLLRDNLLGFYARLDNASAPREAVAQFVLLDGNETRVRTVRLWDEAAAGDLGGLRVLDLSHNRFRYLPDGFLRAMPALARLSLRRNCLASLHFRPREPPAALAELDLSHNLLAELRVAPGLRGRLPGLRAFNLSSNRLAGVPAGLFAAAANLSAVDLSHNRIALCPAPRGRAACVDLRNAAALRSLALEGCGLPPLQEQALRGTALTHLDLSGNRGVLNGSVGALRAVAATLQVLALRNVGLGRGLPELDLTGFGSLRDLDLSGNALRAFPRLGGPALRRLDLRGNRLTALPRSAVAERLARGLRTVYLSQNPYDCCGLDGWAALQRLHAVADLAAVTCSLSSKVLRLAELPGGPPRDCRWERVDTGLLYLVLVLPSGLTLLVAGTVLSLTFRKPLLRLIKSRCRWPSVY
- the NRROS gene encoding transforming growth factor beta activator LRRC33 isoform X2, producing the protein MPGEEGRSPAARAVEEGGGGPRGCAPRSRLRPREPAALEMELLPLWLCLGFHFLTLEWRNQSGMAIAASQGGCELVDGGADCRGRNLEAVPADLPASSRRLLLDANPLGTLWNHSLGRYPALESLSLRGCRLERIGRAAFRGQARVRSLALPDNRLGESYRDAAAAFRGLRALRTLDLSGNALTEDMVAALLRPVASLESLALARNAIMRLDESVFEGLRRLRELDLQRNYIFEIEAGAFDGLAGLRRLNLAYNNLPCIVDFRLTQLRVLNVSYNALEWFLAAGGAAFQLETLDLSHNQLLFFPLLPGCGRLRTLLLRDNLLGFYARLDNASAPREAVAQFVLLDGNETRVRTVRLWDEAAAGDLGGLRVLDLSHNRFRYLPDGFLRAMPALARLSLRRNCLASLHFRPREPPAALAELDLSHNLLAELRVAPGLRGRLPGLRAFNLSSNRLAGVPAGLFAAAANLSAVDLSHNRIALCPAPRGRAACVDLRNAAALRSLALEGCGLPPLQEQALRGTALTHLDLSGNRGVLNGSVGALRAVAATLQVLALRNVGLGRGLPELDLTGFGSLRDLDLSGNALRAFPRLGGPALRRLDLRGNRLTALPRSAVAERLARGLRTVYLSQNPYDCCGLDGWAALQRLHAVADLAAVTCSLSSKVLRLAELPGGPPRDCRWERVDTGLLYLVLVLPSGLTLLVAGTVLSLTFRKPLLRLIKSRCRWPSVY